The following are from one region of the Vulpes vulpes isolate BD-2025 chromosome 14, VulVul3, whole genome shotgun sequence genome:
- the NAA20 gene encoding N-alpha-acetyltransferase 20 isoform X4: MCSNLDPLTETYGIPFYLQYLAHWPEYFIVAEAPGGELMGYIMGKAEGSVAREEWHGHVTALSVAPEFRRLGLAAKLMELLEEISERKGGFFVDLFVRVSNQVAVNMYKRLGYSVYRTVIEYYSASNGEPDEDAYDMRKALSRDTEKKSIIPLPHPVRPEDIE; encoded by the exons ATGTGCAG taacTTGGATCCACTTACAGAAAct TATGGGATTCCTTTTTACTTACAGTACCTCGCCCACTGGCCAGAGTACTTCATTGTTGCGGAGGCACCTGGTGGAGAGTTAATGGGTTATA TTATGGGTAAAGCGGAAGGCTCAGTAGCTCGGGAAGAATGGCATGGGCACGTCACAGCTCTCTCTGTCGCCCCAGAATTTCGACGCCTTGGTTTGGCTGCTAAACTTATGGAGTTATTAGAGGAGATTTCAGAAAG aaagggTGGATTTTTTGTTGATCTCTTTGTAAGAGTATCTAACCAAGTTGCAGTGAACATGTACAAGCGGTTGGGCTACAGCGTATACAGGACAGTCATAGAGTACTACTCAGCCAGCAATGGGGAGCCCGACGAAGATGCCTATG ATATGAGAAAAGCACTTTCCAGAGACACTGAGAAGAAATCCATCATACCTTTACCTCATCCTGTGAGGCCTGAAGACATTGAATAA
- the NAA20 gene encoding N-alpha-acetyltransferase 20 isoform X1: protein MPLPWLPSNSCPGSSSPSRTAAAARRTISGGTGAGSQGADLGGGGGAMTTLRAFTCDDLFRFNNINLDPLTETVALAAFLSQIAARAKSIKSMFLAGGSTEGKYLAHWPEYFIVAEAPGGELMGYIMGKAEGSVAREEWHGHVTALSVAPEFRRLGLAAKLMELLEEISERKGGFFVDLFVRVSNQVAVNMYKRLGYSVYRTVIEYYSASNGEPDEDAYDMRKALSRDTEKKSIIPLPHPVRPEDIE from the exons ATGCCTCTGCCCTGGTTGCCAAGCAACTCGTGTCCCGGAAGCAGTTCTCCGTCCCGCACCGCGGCGGCCGCGCGCAGGACCATTTCCGGCGGGACGGGCGCGGGGTCGCAGGGAGCCGActtgggcggcggcggcggcgcgatGACCACGCTCCGGGCCTTCACGTGCGATGACCTCTTCCGCTTCAACAACAT taacTTGGATCCACTTACAGAAAct GTGGCCTTGGCTGCTTTCCTGTCCCAGATAGCTGCCAGAGCAAAGAGCATCAAGTCCATGTTCCTGGCAGGAGGATCAACAGAGGGGAAG TACCTCGCCCACTGGCCAGAGTACTTCATTGTTGCGGAGGCACCTGGTGGAGAGTTAATGGGTTATA TTATGGGTAAAGCGGAAGGCTCAGTAGCTCGGGAAGAATGGCATGGGCACGTCACAGCTCTCTCTGTCGCCCCAGAATTTCGACGCCTTGGTTTGGCTGCTAAACTTATGGAGTTATTAGAGGAGATTTCAGAAAG aaagggTGGATTTTTTGTTGATCTCTTTGTAAGAGTATCTAACCAAGTTGCAGTGAACATGTACAAGCGGTTGGGCTACAGCGTATACAGGACAGTCATAGAGTACTACTCAGCCAGCAATGGGGAGCCCGACGAAGATGCCTATG ATATGAGAAAAGCACTTTCCAGAGACACTGAGAAGAAATCCATCATACCTTTACCTCATCCTGTGAGGCCTGAAGACATTGAATAA
- the NAA20 gene encoding N-alpha-acetyltransferase 20 isoform X3, producing the protein MPLPWLPSNSCPGSSSPSRTAAAARRTISGGTGAGSQGADLGGGGGAMTTLRAFTCDDLFRFNNINLDPLTETYGIPFYLQYLAHWPEYFIVAEAPGGELMGYIMGKAEGSVAREEWHGHVTALSVAPEFRRLGLAAKLMELLEEISERKGGFFVDLFVRVSNQVAVNMYKRLGYSVYRTVIEYYSASNGEPDEDAYDMRKALSRDTEKKSIIPLPHPVRPEDIE; encoded by the exons ATGCCTCTGCCCTGGTTGCCAAGCAACTCGTGTCCCGGAAGCAGTTCTCCGTCCCGCACCGCGGCGGCCGCGCGCAGGACCATTTCCGGCGGGACGGGCGCGGGGTCGCAGGGAGCCGActtgggcggcggcggcggcgcgatGACCACGCTCCGGGCCTTCACGTGCGATGACCTCTTCCGCTTCAACAACAT taacTTGGATCCACTTACAGAAAct TATGGGATTCCTTTTTACTTACAGTACCTCGCCCACTGGCCAGAGTACTTCATTGTTGCGGAGGCACCTGGTGGAGAGTTAATGGGTTATA TTATGGGTAAAGCGGAAGGCTCAGTAGCTCGGGAAGAATGGCATGGGCACGTCACAGCTCTCTCTGTCGCCCCAGAATTTCGACGCCTTGGTTTGGCTGCTAAACTTATGGAGTTATTAGAGGAGATTTCAGAAAG aaagggTGGATTTTTTGTTGATCTCTTTGTAAGAGTATCTAACCAAGTTGCAGTGAACATGTACAAGCGGTTGGGCTACAGCGTATACAGGACAGTCATAGAGTACTACTCAGCCAGCAATGGGGAGCCCGACGAAGATGCCTATG ATATGAGAAAAGCACTTTCCAGAGACACTGAGAAGAAATCCATCATACCTTTACCTCATCCTGTGAGGCCTGAAGACATTGAATAA
- the NAA20 gene encoding N-alpha-acetyltransferase 20 isoform X2, with the protein MPLPWLPSNSCPGSSSPSRTAAAARRTISGGTGAGSQGADLGGGGGAMTTLRAFTCDDLFRFNNIGFCLVAGVARPAGGEGACAAAGPPCALPSEGRTCDVQYLAHWPEYFIVAEAPGGELMGYIMGKAEGSVAREEWHGHVTALSVAPEFRRLGLAAKLMELLEEISERKGGFFVDLFVRVSNQVAVNMYKRLGYSVYRTVIEYYSASNGEPDEDAYDMRKALSRDTEKKSIIPLPHPVRPEDIE; encoded by the exons ATGCCTCTGCCCTGGTTGCCAAGCAACTCGTGTCCCGGAAGCAGTTCTCCGTCCCGCACCGCGGCGGCCGCGCGCAGGACCATTTCCGGCGGGACGGGCGCGGGGTCGCAGGGAGCCGActtgggcggcggcggcggcgcgatGACCACGCTCCGGGCCTTCACGTGCGATGACCTCTTCCGCTTCAACAACAT AGGGTTCTGCCTCGTCGCTGGGGTCGCGCGTCCGGCCGGAGGCGAAGGGGCGTGCGCTGCTGCAGGCCCGCCCTGTGCACTCCCCAGTGAGGGCAGGACTTGCGATGTGCAG TACCTCGCCCACTGGCCAGAGTACTTCATTGTTGCGGAGGCACCTGGTGGAGAGTTAATGGGTTATA TTATGGGTAAAGCGGAAGGCTCAGTAGCTCGGGAAGAATGGCATGGGCACGTCACAGCTCTCTCTGTCGCCCCAGAATTTCGACGCCTTGGTTTGGCTGCTAAACTTATGGAGTTATTAGAGGAGATTTCAGAAAG aaagggTGGATTTTTTGTTGATCTCTTTGTAAGAGTATCTAACCAAGTTGCAGTGAACATGTACAAGCGGTTGGGCTACAGCGTATACAGGACAGTCATAGAGTACTACTCAGCCAGCAATGGGGAGCCCGACGAAGATGCCTATG ATATGAGAAAAGCACTTTCCAGAGACACTGAGAAGAAATCCATCATACCTTTACCTCATCCTGTGAGGCCTGAAGACATTGAATAA